The proteins below are encoded in one region of Pacificitalea manganoxidans:
- a CDS encoding carboxymuconolactone decarboxylase family protein: MTDWPEQRLPAPDPANYDARQQQIHDDIASGPRGGVRGPLAVWLHRPELAARAQDLGRYCRYDTSLEPRLSELAILTMARHWDAEYEWFAHKPPALKAGLPAPVVEALRTRTPPPFEDDETRLTHAVTVSVLETRDVSDALYAEAEAVLGTGRLVDLVGVIGYYTLISATLNVFRISPPRDAERQLT, from the coding sequence ATGACCGACTGGCCCGAACAGCGCCTTCCCGCCCCCGATCCCGCTAATTATGACGCCCGACAGCAGCAGATCCACGACGACATCGCCTCCGGCCCCCGTGGCGGCGTGCGGGGTCCGCTTGCGGTCTGGCTGCACCGGCCCGAACTGGCCGCGCGGGCGCAGGATCTGGGGCGCTACTGCCGCTATGACACCTCGCTGGAGCCACGGTTGAGCGAACTGGCGATCCTGACCATGGCGCGGCACTGGGATGCGGAATACGAATGGTTCGCGCATAAGCCCCCCGCGCTGAAGGCCGGTCTGCCTGCGCCGGTGGTCGAAGCGCTGCGCACCCGCACGCCGCCGCCCTTCGAGGATGACGAAACCCGCCTCACCCATGCGGTGACGGTTTCGGTGCTGGAAACCCGCGATGTGAGCGACGCGCTTTATGCCGAGGCAGAGGCGGTGCTGGGCACCGGGCGGCTCGTCGATCTGGTCGGTGTGATTGGCTACTACACGCTGATTTCGGCCACGTTGAATGTGTTCCGCATCTCTCCGCCGCGCGATGCAGAAAGGCAGCTGACATGA
- a CDS encoding amidohydrolase family protein, with the protein MNDAPRTWHSAPSAPTLTLPDGATDCHVHVFGPVARFPYAPESGFKPGDAPKEALFALHDMLGIDRCVIVQSGCHGHDNSAVADAIAARPGRYLGIALAPPDILDTRIRALHAQGFRGVRFNYMAHLAPGASHDELRALAPRLADHGWQLLIHMEAGLIDDLAPVLADLPCPVVIDHMARIDATQGMDQAPFQTLLRLAEKPHVWVKVSGSERCSGQEPPYADATPFAARLVTLFPHRTIWGTDWPHPNFRAAPPDDGLLVDTLKAIAPEPAALQRLLVDNPQRLYAFGEDA; encoded by the coding sequence ATGAATGACGCGCCCCGCACTTGGCACAGTGCGCCCTCCGCGCCGACCCTGACCCTGCCCGATGGCGCGACCGATTGCCATGTCCATGTCTTCGGCCCCGTCGCCCGGTTTCCCTATGCGCCCGAAAGCGGGTTCAAGCCCGGCGACGCGCCCAAGGAGGCGCTGTTTGCGCTGCATGACATGCTGGGGATCGACCGTTGCGTGATCGTGCAATCGGGCTGCCACGGCCATGATAATTCCGCCGTTGCCGACGCCATCGCCGCCCGTCCGGGGCGCTATCTGGGCATCGCGCTGGCCCCGCCCGACATCCTCGACACCCGCATCCGCGCGCTGCATGCGCAGGGGTTCCGGGGTGTGCGGTTCAATTACATGGCGCATCTCGCCCCCGGCGCCAGCCATGATGAACTGCGCGCGCTGGCGCCCCGTTTGGCCGATCACGGCTGGCAATTGCTGATCCATATGGAGGCCGGGCTGATCGACGATCTTGCCCCGGTGCTGGCGGATCTGCCCTGTCCGGTCGTGATCGATCACATGGCCCGGATCGACGCGACGCAGGGCATGGATCAGGCACCGTTTCAGACCCTGCTGCGCTTGGCGGAGAAGCCCCATGTCTGGGTAAAGGTTTCCGGTTCCGAGCGCTGCTCCGGGCAGGAGCCGCCCTATGCCGATGCGACCCCGTTCGCCGCGCGGCTGGTGACGCTGTTCCCCCATCGCACGATCTGGGGCACCGATTGGCCTCACCCCAATTTCCGTGCCGCCCCGCCCGATGACGGGCTGCTGGTGGACACGCTAAAGGCCATCGCGCCGGAGCCTGCCGCGCTGCAACGGCTGCTCGTCGACAACCCCCAACGACTCTATGCATTCGGAGAGGACGCATGA
- a CDS encoding SDR family NAD(P)-dependent oxidoreductase: MTGRLQDKVAIITGAGCVGPGWGNGRAACVRFAEEGARVFAVDLNPAAMEDTLTRTRATGAEVAPHHCDVTDRAAVEAMVAACIARFGRVDILVNNVGGSAKGGAVDLSEEDWDRQMAFNLKSVYLTCRAVLPHMAGQGAGAIVNTSSTSGTRWTGAAQVAYASSKAAVIQFGKVTAVEYAPKGVRVNTVVPGQLHTPMVEARLAGQRAGGDVDGLLAQRVARIPMGWMGDGRDTANAALFLASDEARFITGSEITVDGGMSVRCD; this comes from the coding sequence ATGACAGGACGGCTTCAGGATAAGGTCGCGATCATCACCGGCGCAGGCTGTGTCGGGCCCGGCTGGGGCAATGGCCGCGCGGCCTGTGTGCGGTTCGCGGAGGAAGGGGCGCGGGTCTTTGCCGTCGATCTCAATCCCGCTGCGATGGAGGACACGCTGACCCGAACCCGCGCCACCGGCGCGGAGGTGGCGCCGCATCACTGCGATGTCACCGACCGGGCCGCGGTCGAGGCGATGGTCGCCGCCTGCATCGCGCGTTTCGGGCGGGTCGATATCCTCGTCAACAATGTCGGCGGTTCGGCCAAGGGTGGCGCGGTCGATCTTTCCGAAGAAGACTGGGACCGGCAAATGGCGTTCAACCTCAAATCCGTCTACCTGACCTGCCGCGCGGTGCTGCCGCATATGGCGGGGCAGGGCGCCGGGGCGATCGTTAACACCTCGTCGACCTCCGGCACGCGCTGGACTGGCGCGGCGCAGGTCGCCTATGCCTCGTCCAAGGCGGCGGTGATCCAGTTTGGTAAGGTAACGGCCGTGGAATATGCGCCCAAGGGCGTGCGGGTGAACACGGTGGTGCCGGGCCAGTTGCACACGCCAATGGTCGAGGCGCGGCTGGCAGGGCAGCGCGCGGGCGGCGATGTGGACGGGCTGCTGGCGCAGCGGGTCGCCCGTATTCCGATGGGCTGGATGGGCGATGGCCGCGACACCGCCAATGCGGCGCTGTTTCTGGCCTCCGACGAGGCGCGGTTCATCACCGGCTCTGAAATCACCGTCGATGGCGGCATGTCGGTGCGCTGTGACTGA
- a CDS encoding LacI family DNA-binding transcriptional regulator — translation MQSITMTDVAQLAAVSPSTVSLYLRKPAAVSERISLRVKAAIDELGYVPNYVAGGLAAAGSRVVSVIVPSLRNAFFSETVTELERLLAQHGLQTLVGHTEYSREQEEALVRAALSWAPAAIVLTGCTHTQATRDLLRKTATPVVEMWELGCTPIDQAVGFSHEAAGRCIARRFIEQGYDSAAFLGARLGEDLRAAQRAQGFLDEMAEAGLPARLLEDAQPASTASGVRLLAAMDDAPARAVACSNDTLALGVLFEAQRRGISVPGTLAVAGFGDLDFAAQTVPPLTTIRPAADQIAAKVAGCILARDPLAGPGSAAEADSADAPRSHDTGFTFVPRASG, via the coding sequence ATGCAAAGCATCACCATGACCGATGTCGCGCAACTGGCTGCGGTGTCGCCGTCGACCGTATCGCTTTACCTGCGCAAACCGGCGGCGGTGTCGGAACGCATCAGCCTGCGCGTGAAGGCCGCGATCGATGAGTTGGGCTATGTTCCGAACTATGTCGCGGGCGGGTTGGCGGCAGCGGGATCGCGGGTCGTCAGCGTCATCGTGCCGTCGCTGCGCAATGCGTTCTTTTCCGAAACGGTGACGGAGCTAGAGCGCCTGCTGGCCCAGCACGGGCTGCAAACGCTGGTGGGTCACACCGAATATTCCCGCGAGCAGGAAGAGGCGCTGGTGCGCGCCGCGCTGTCTTGGGCCCCGGCGGCCATCGTGCTGACCGGCTGCACCCACACACAAGCCACCCGCGACCTGCTGCGCAAGACCGCAACCCCGGTGGTGGAGATGTGGGAACTGGGCTGCACCCCGATCGATCAGGCCGTGGGGTTTTCGCACGAGGCCGCGGGGCGTTGCATCGCGCGGCGGTTCATCGAACAGGGCTATGATAGCGCCGCCTTTCTTGGGGCGCGGCTGGGCGAGGATCTGCGCGCCGCGCAACGGGCGCAGGGGTTTTTGGACGAAATGGCCGAAGCCGGCCTGCCCGCCCGTCTGCTGGAGGATGCCCAGCCCGCAAGCACCGCGTCGGGCGTGCGCCTGTTGGCGGCGATGGACGACGCCCCTGCCCGCGCCGTGGCCTGTTCCAACGATACGCTGGCGCTTGGCGTGCTGTTCGAGGCGCAGCGGCGCGGCATCTCGGTGCCGGGCACTCTGGCGGTGGCGGGCTTTGGCGATCTGGATTTCGCAGCCCAAACCGTGCCGCCCCTGACCACAATCCGCCCTGCGGCGGACCAGATCGCGGCCAAGGTGGCAGGCTGCATTCTGGCGCGCGATCCCTTGGCCGGGCCCGGCAGTGCCGCCGAGGCCGACAGCGCGGACGCGCCGCGCAGTCACGACACCGGCTTTACCTTCGTGCCGCGGGCCAGCGGCTAG
- a CDS encoding LacI family DNA-binding transcriptional regulator, with translation MTDSTQSIGIRDVARAANVSTATVSRALNRPDSVSEKLRDRITTAIRDLGYIPDASARALSSRRTRTIGAIVPTVDNAMFARGLQALQSYLASQNYLLLLATNEYDLEIELEQARNLVSRGIDGLILRGDARHPDLRRMLMAHAIPFVNVGVYDPDKPYPSVGVDNEAAGQRITRHLMDLGHRRVATVSAIHRNNDRAQARSRGVLTVLADHGAQPPAQWQMQVNYNLDEARQAARTLFGQDDHPTAVICGNDVIAYGVMLEAIRMGLKVPDDVSFVGFDDLDWSRHLNPSLTTIHMPTDEIWVCAGQWLTASLAGEPTIPHRELDFSLVVRESTAPPPR, from the coding sequence ATGACAGACAGCACGCAATCCATTGGAATCCGGGATGTCGCCCGCGCCGCCAACGTCTCGACAGCGACCGTTTCGCGGGCGCTGAACCGCCCCGACAGCGTGAGCGAGAAGCTGCGCGACCGGATCACGACGGCCATCCGGGACCTGGGCTATATCCCCGATGCATCTGCGCGGGCGCTATCGTCCCGGCGCACCCGGACCATCGGTGCCATCGTCCCCACCGTCGACAATGCGATGTTCGCGCGCGGGCTTCAGGCGCTGCAATCCTATCTCGCCTCGCAGAATTACCTGCTGCTGCTGGCAACCAACGAATACGATCTGGAAATCGAGTTGGAGCAGGCGCGCAACCTTGTCTCTCGCGGGATCGACGGGTTGATCCTGCGCGGGGACGCCCGCCATCCCGATCTGCGCCGGATGCTGATGGCCCATGCCATTCCGTTTGTGAATGTGGGCGTCTATGACCCGGACAAGCCCTATCCCAGCGTCGGCGTCGATAACGAAGCCGCAGGCCAGCGCATCACCCGGCACCTGATGGATCTGGGGCATCGCCGGGTGGCAACCGTTTCCGCGATCCACCGCAACAATGACCGCGCGCAGGCCCGAAGCCGGGGCGTCCTGACCGTGCTGGCGGATCATGGCGCGCAGCCGCCCGCGCAGTGGCAGATGCAGGTGAACTATAATCTGGACGAAGCCCGGCAGGCCGCGCGGACGCTTTTCGGTCAGGACGATCACCCTACCGCCGTGATCTGCGGCAATGATGTCATCGCCTATGGCGTGATGCTGGAGGCGATCCGCATGGGGTTGAAGGTGCCCGACGATGTGTCCTTTGTCGGGTTCGACGATCTGGACTGGAGCCGCCATCTGAACCCCAGCCTGACCACGATCCACATGCCGACGGATGAAATCTGGGTCTGTGCCGGGCAATGGCTGACCGCCAGCCTTGCCGGAGAACCGACGATCCCGCACCGGGAACTGGACTTTTCGCTGGTGGTGCGGGAATCGACAGCGCCCCCGCCACGCTAA
- a CDS encoding ABC transporter substrate-binding protein: protein MTVYKIAGSSTAVAVALTALSGLPALAQDGAFDWRAHEGETVSFLANNNPWATTVLEYADEFEELTGIELAVDSYQEQQMRQRLLTVMNARSDEIDVFMTLPSREGMQFAAAGWYHDLAEFAQSDVAPDYDYDGLSRALLDAATFDGVLTGMPLNIEGPLLYYRTDVFERCDVAPPTTLTEMRDAAATIAECEPGMTAFATRGLKPALPYTFSNVLHNMGGSYMADGKSNLCSPEAKAAIELYAGILQDYGPPGVVNYSFYQLTSLYRAGRAAMSFQSSNEFPAVMEGGDRLEDTGIMPLPAGDGGSVPTAIGWALSVSGFSDNPDAAWYFVQWATSPEMQARLALQGIAPPRSAAAENPDYLAWLEEQPVRQEWQAALGQLADTGSSEVGFPIVQNPESREYIGQAVNAVLLGQATVDEACAAADADLNALIERE from the coding sequence ATGACGGTTTATAAGATCGCAGGGTCCAGCACGGCCGTGGCCGTGGCGCTGACCGCGCTGTCGGGCCTGCCCGCACTGGCACAGGACGGCGCTTTCGATTGGCGGGCCCATGAGGGGGAAACGGTTTCGTTTCTGGCCAATAACAACCCTTGGGCCACGACGGTGCTGGAATACGCCGATGAATTCGAGGAACTGACCGGCATCGAATTGGCGGTGGACAGCTACCAAGAACAGCAGATGCGCCAGCGCCTGCTGACGGTGATGAACGCACGCAGCGACGAGATCGACGTGTTCATGACGCTGCCCTCCCGCGAGGGGATGCAATTCGCCGCTGCTGGCTGGTATCACGATCTGGCGGAATTCGCGCAATCCGACGTTGCGCCGGATTATGATTACGACGGGCTGAGCCGCGCACTGCTGGATGCGGCTACGTTCGATGGTGTGCTGACCGGGATGCCGCTCAATATCGAAGGGCCGTTGCTCTACTACCGGACCGACGTGTTCGAAAGATGCGACGTGGCTCCGCCTACGACGCTGACCGAAATGCGTGACGCCGCCGCCACCATCGCGGAATGTGAGCCGGGCATGACGGCGTTCGCCACGCGCGGTCTGAAACCGGCGCTGCCCTATACGTTCAGCAACGTGCTGCACAATATGGGCGGCAGCTACATGGCGGATGGCAAATCCAACCTGTGCTCCCCCGAGGCCAAGGCCGCGATCGAGCTTTATGCCGGCATCTTGCAGGATTATGGCCCGCCGGGCGTGGTCAATTACAGCTTCTATCAACTGACCTCGCTCTATCGGGCGGGCAGGGCGGCGATGTCGTTCCAGTCGTCGAACGAATTCCCAGCGGTGATGGAAGGCGGCGACCGGCTCGAAGATACCGGCATCATGCCGCTGCCCGCAGGGGACGGCGGCTCCGTCCCGACGGCGATTGGCTGGGCACTTTCGGTGTCGGGCTTCAGCGACAATCCCGATGCGGCGTGGTATTTCGTGCAATGGGCCACCAGCCCGGAAATGCAGGCGCGTCTGGCGCTGCAAGGGATCGCACCGCCGCGCAGCGCCGCTGCCGAAAACCCCGATTACCTCGCATGGCTGGAAGAACAGCCGGTGCGTCAGGAATGGCAGGCCGCTCTGGGCCAGCTTGCGGATACGGGCTCGTCCGAAGTGGGCTTCCCGATCGTCCAAAACCCTGAATCGCGCGAATATATCGGGCAGGCGGTCAATGCGGTTCTGCTGGGACAGGCCACCGTCGATGAGGCCTGCGCCGCAGCGGATGCTGACCTCAATGCGTTGATCGAGCGCGAATAA
- a CDS encoding SDR family NAD(P)-dependent oxidoreductase — MAEPFSLPAHTSVVVIGGTGGIGSAIARQFLDLGAQVTITGASDRDIAACGLADTPGVTCAVLDVTDDAAMVAFADGIARVDVLVNCAGILRRDAEYDIKTFRQVIDVNLTGTFSACIAFRPRLAETQGAIINIASMNAERALPRLPGYCASKAGVVMVTRALSHAWAPDGIRVNAVAPGFIETELNAEGRADRAHYDRIADRTALKRWGLPEDVAGAVVFLAMPAARYVTGSVYAVDGGFLAS; from the coding sequence ATGGCCGAACCATTCTCTCTGCCTGCGCATACCTCGGTTGTCGTGATCGGCGGCACCGGCGGCATCGGCAGCGCCATCGCGCGGCAATTCCTTGATCTGGGGGCGCAGGTGACGATCACCGGCGCCAGCGACCGCGACATCGCCGCCTGCGGGCTGGCCGACACGCCGGGCGTCACCTGTGCCGTGCTGGACGTGACCGATGACGCGGCGATGGTCGCCTTTGCCGACGGGATCGCGCGTGTCGATGTGCTGGTCAATTGCGCGGGCATCCTGCGCCGTGACGCCGAATATGACATCAAGACATTCCGGCAGGTGATCGACGTGAACCTGACGGGCACGTTTTCCGCCTGCATCGCCTTCCGCCCGCGGCTGGCCGAAACGCAGGGCGCGATTATCAACATCGCCTCGATGAACGCCGAACGCGCGCTGCCGCGCCTGCCGGGCTACTGCGCCAGCAAGGCGGGCGTGGTGATGGTGACCCGCGCGCTGTCCCATGCCTGGGCACCGGACGGCATTCGCGTGAACGCGGTCGCTCCCGGCTTTATCGAAACCGAGTTGAACGCCGAAGGCCGCGCCGACCGGGCCCATTACGACCGTATCGCGGACCGCACCGCACTCAAGCGCTGGGGCCTGCCCGAAGATGTGGCCGGGGCCGTCGTCTTTCTCGCCATGCCTGCCGCCCGCTATGTGACCGGATCGGTCTACGCGGTCGATGGCGGCTTTCTCGCCAGCTGA
- a CDS encoding carbohydrate ABC transporter permease, which translates to MRAQSQKHQLTALAAPSVIFCIGMIAFPIIYTVWISFQSTTATGGMRFAGTGNYSRMVQDGQFWNGIWVTFYLYFLSLAMQLFFGTWLALLLFNAKRLPGIVRSLFISPFMMPPVVAGMMWIVILDPSLGVANYVLTSLGLPPSTWLASPALVVPTLALIDTWQWTPYVALIVLGGLQSLPPNVYEAAEIDGAPRWKKLTRITLPLLLPTLVTAMVLRSVDLLRFFDLIYITTQGGPADASLTLNIYGFRTGFEFFQLGYSGALMITLSTIVLGAVIVLNKLRHKVAW; encoded by the coding sequence ATGCGCGCCCAATCCCAGAAACATCAGCTGACCGCACTGGCCGCGCCTTCGGTCATCTTCTGCATCGGCATGATCGCGTTTCCGATCATCTACACCGTGTGGATCAGCTTTCAGTCGACCACTGCCACCGGGGGCATGCGTTTCGCCGGCACCGGCAATTACAGCCGCATGGTGCAGGACGGGCAGTTCTGGAATGGGATCTGGGTGACCTTCTACCTGTATTTCCTGTCTCTGGCGATGCAACTTTTCTTTGGAACTTGGCTCGCGCTGTTGCTGTTCAACGCCAAACGCCTGCCGGGCATCGTGCGGTCGCTGTTCATCTCACCCTTCATGATGCCGCCGGTGGTGGCGGGGATGATGTGGATCGTGATCCTCGACCCGTCGCTAGGTGTTGCCAACTATGTGCTGACCTCGCTGGGGTTGCCGCCCTCGACATGGCTGGCCTCGCCCGCGCTGGTCGTGCCCACGCTGGCGCTGATCGATACATGGCAGTGGACGCCCTATGTCGCGCTGATCGTGCTGGGCGGGTTGCAGTCGCTGCCGCCCAATGTCTACGAGGCCGCCGAAATCGACGGTGCCCCCCGCTGGAAGAAGCTGACCCGCATTACGTTGCCGCTGCTGCTGCCGACGCTGGTCACCGCGATGGTGCTGCGCAGCGTCGATCTGCTGCGGTTCTTCGATCTGATCTACATCACCACCCAAGGCGGGCCCGCCGACGCGTCGCTAACGCTCAATATCTACGGCTTCCGCACGGGGTTCGAATTCTTTCAGCTGGGCTATTCCGGCGCGCTGATGATCACCCTGTCCACCATCGTTCTCGGCGCGGTCATCGTGCTCAACAAGCTGCGCCACAAGGTGGCGTGGTGA
- a CDS encoding carbohydrate ABC transporter permease, with product MSTISNPMSDRGARIANSIMLTIAGIIVITPTFWMVLSSFKQSFEVTAYPPTLLFTPTLDNYATLSERTPFMSYALNSMIVTLGSTFLGLLFGAPAAFVASWTRVTWPAIVTLVARMAPGTLFLLPWYLMFRQFDMIGSYWSLILTHGVITMPIVIWVLLPFFDNIPRSIYEAAQVDGCSPAYVFWKIALPLVSSGLVVSTILAFVFSWNYFLFSLVLSNSDTKTLIAASFNFIGEGSTNWGGLMAAATLIALPPLVLATLVQRWLISGLTLGAVKG from the coding sequence ATGAGCACAATTTCGAACCCGATGTCGGACCGTGGCGCACGGATCGCCAATTCGATCATGCTGACCATCGCCGGGATCATCGTCATCACGCCGACCTTCTGGATGGTGCTGTCGTCGTTCAAGCAATCCTTCGAGGTCACGGCCTATCCGCCGACGCTTCTGTTCACGCCGACGCTGGACAACTACGCCACCCTGTCGGAGCGCACGCCATTCATGAGCTACGCGCTCAACAGCATGATCGTCACTCTAGGCTCCACGTTTCTGGGGCTGCTATTCGGCGCGCCTGCCGCCTTCGTTGCGTCATGGACCCGCGTGACATGGCCTGCCATCGTCACGCTTGTGGCGCGGATGGCACCGGGCACGCTGTTTTTGCTGCCGTGGTATCTGATGTTCCGGCAGTTCGACATGATCGGCTCCTACTGGTCGCTGATCCTGACCCACGGCGTGATTACCATGCCCATCGTGATCTGGGTGTTGCTGCCGTTCTTCGACAACATCCCCCGTTCGATCTACGAGGCCGCGCAGGTCGATGGCTGCTCGCCGGCCTATGTATTCTGGAAAATCGCGCTGCCGCTGGTCAGTTCCGGTCTTGTCGTCTCGACCATCCTCGCCTTCGTGTTTTCGTGGAATTACTTCCTGTTTTCGCTGGTGCTGTCGAATTCCGACACCAAGACGCTGATCGCGGCCTCGTTCAATTTCATCGGCGAAGGGTCGACCAACTGGGGCGGGCTGATGGCCGCCGCCACACTGATCGCGCTGCCGCCGCTCGTCCTTGCAACCCTTGTCCAGCGCTGGCTGATTTCCGGCCTCACGCTGGGCGCCGTGAAAGGTTGA
- a CDS encoding alcohol dehydrogenase catalytic domain-containing protein → MPTASPTMRYADFQGGEAIVVSDMPRPEPAPGEAILRVSRTALCGSDFKLWHKGAAHVAGHEICGHVAQPGHPRDGQHCAVYIPEHCGTCATCRAGHTQMCTEVSSLIGWNRDGGYAEYLRVPDNCLMPVPDDIPLDLAPLLLDTIGTSAHAVREGRRVLATQTPRVLVTGAGPVGLGVLLALRAMGQAEVHVSDPNPDRLALAEEFGGIAVPVGSRAQRFDLILECSGAHAARDLAIELILPKGVIVLVGENAAPWMIQEGPVFRRKDFVMLRTFYFPKGDFAPNVALLRAHREAYARLVDDRFGLDALPEKFAEFAQGGLIKPVLAFTEEDR, encoded by the coding sequence ATGCCCACCGCATCCCCAACCATGCGCTACGCCGATTTTCAGGGGGGCGAAGCCATCGTCGTGTCGGACATGCCGCGCCCCGAACCCGCCCCCGGCGAGGCGATCCTGCGCGTCAGCCGCACCGCGCTCTGCGGCTCCGATTTCAAGCTGTGGCACAAAGGTGCGGCCCATGTCGCGGGCCATGAGATTTGCGGTCACGTCGCGCAGCCGGGCCACCCCCGCGACGGGCAGCATTGCGCGGTCTACATCCCCGAACATTGCGGCACCTGCGCAACCTGCCGGGCGGGCCACACCCAGATGTGCACCGAGGTCTCGTCGCTCATCGGGTGGAACCGCGATGGGGGCTACGCCGAATATCTGCGCGTGCCCGACAATTGCCTGATGCCGGTGCCCGATGACATCCCGCTGGATCTGGCGCCGCTGCTGCTGGACACGATCGGCACCTCGGCCCATGCGGTGCGCGAGGGGCGGCGCGTTCTGGCCACCCAGACGCCGCGCGTGCTGGTCACGGGTGCGGGGCCGGTGGGGCTTGGCGTTTTGCTGGCACTGCGGGCGATGGGGCAGGCGGAGGTGCATGTCTCCGATCCCAATCCCGACCGGCTTGCTCTGGCGGAGGAGTTCGGCGGCATCGCCGTGCCCGTGGGCAGCCGCGCGCAACGCTTTGACCTGATCCTCGAATGCTCCGGCGCCCATGCCGCGCGCGATCTGGCCATCGAGTTGATCCTGCCCAAGGGCGTGATCGTGCTGGTCGGCGAAAACGCCGCGCCGTGGATGATCCAGGAGGGACCGGTGTTCCGCCGCAAGGATTTCGTCATGCTGCGGACCTTCTATTTCCCCAAGGGCGATTTCGCCCCCAATGTCGCGCTGCTGCGGGCCCATCGTGAGGCCTATGCGCGGCTGGTGGATGACCGCTTCGGGCTCGACGCGCTGCCCGAGAAATTCGCCGAATTCGCACAAGGCGGGCTCATCAAACCCGTGCTGGCCTTCACCGAGGAGGATCGTTGA
- a CDS encoding ABC transporter ATP-binding protein, with protein sequence MASITMKNLVKRYGAATVIPELSLEIRDTEFVVLVGPSGCGKSTLLRVLAGLEPISGGELYIGDDLVNDVPPSRRDIAMVFQDYALYPHMTVRQNMGFALEMRGMPKAEIAERVDTAARLLDIGKLLDRRPKALSGGQRQRVAMGRAIVRNPRVFLFDEPLSNLDAKLRAQVRAEIKALSEKLKTTMVFVTHDQVEAMTMADRIVVLKDGEIQQVGTPEEVYNRPVNQFVAGFIGSPAMNFNTVTHRAGRLHLTDGSSQPLPSGVTLPENAQVVLGVRPEHFIVSDTDPDALSVEVTLTEPLGSETLVHFNLAGERVIATVPPDHRVDAHGRLSVRIAMDKAHLFDPETGAALRERQKDLV encoded by the coding sequence ATGGCTTCCATCACCATGAAGAACCTGGTCAAGCGCTACGGCGCGGCGACCGTTATTCCCGAACTATCGCTGGAAATTCGTGACACCGAATTCGTGGTGCTGGTCGGGCCATCGGGCTGCGGCAAATCCACCTTGCTGCGGGTGCTGGCCGGGCTGGAGCCGATCAGCGGTGGCGAGCTTTATATCGGCGATGATCTCGTCAATGACGTGCCGCCGTCCCGCCGGGACATTGCGATGGTGTTTCAGGATTACGCGCTCTACCCCCACATGACCGTGCGCCAGAACATGGGGTTCGCGCTGGAGATGCGCGGAATGCCCAAGGCCGAGATTGCGGAGCGGGTCGATACCGCCGCGCGGCTTCTCGATATCGGCAAACTGCTCGATCGTCGCCCCAAAGCCCTGTCGGGCGGCCAACGCCAGCGGGTCGCGATGGGCCGGGCCATCGTTCGCAATCCGCGCGTGTTCCTGTTCGATGAGCCGCTCTCGAACCTCGACGCCAAACTGCGCGCGCAGGTCCGCGCCGAAATCAAAGCCCTGTCGGAGAAGCTCAAGACCACGATGGTGTTCGTCACCCACGATCAGGTCGAAGCCATGACGATGGCCGACCGTATCGTGGTGCTGAAGGATGGCGAAATCCAGCAGGTCGGCACCCCGGAGGAGGTCTATAACCGCCCCGTCAATCAATTCGTGGCCGGGTTCATCGGCTCGCCCGCGATGAATTTCAACACCGTCACCCACCGCGCCGGACGGCTGCACCTGACGGATGGCAGTTCGCAGCCGCTGCCGTCCGGCGTCACCTTGCCCGAAAATGCGCAGGTCGTTCTGGGCGTCCGGCCCGAACATTTCATCGTCAGCGACACCGATCCGGACGCACTGAGCGTCGAGGTCACGCTGACCGAGCCGCTCGGCTCCGAAACGCTGGTGCATTTCAACCTCGCGGGGGAACGCGTCATTGCCACCGTGCCGCCCGATCACCGGGTTGATGCCCATGGCCGGCTCTCTGTCCGCATCGCGATGGACAAGGCCCACCTGTTTGATCCCGAAACCGGCGCTGCGCTGCGTGAGCGCCAGAAAGACCTCGTATGA